Part of the Terrisporobacter glycolicus ATCC 14880 = DSM 1288 genome is shown below.
TAAGTCTGTATAAGTTAATTTTCTAATCTCTCTTTCTATTTCTAATCCTAAAGTAGCACTCATTAATATACATTCATCACATTCTAGCAATAAATTATATATATCCTCACTTTGTAAAGTTAAATTAGCCCCTTCTAAATAAACTTCACTCTTTACCTCAGATAATTTTAATTTTTTTATTTTATATTTTCTAAATATAAACCTTGGATTTATAATTTCCCTTGTTATATCTATACAATGTTTAATTTTATCTGATAAATTATCATCTATATCTTGATCTTTATATTGTAAATATCTTAAAACTTCTCTCTCATCTATTTCAATTAAGCTTTTAATATTATCTATCATATTATTTTCCATAAATGCTCAAAGAGAACCCTTCTTCTAATGCTTTTTTTGCATATTCTTGTGCTCCAAATAGAGATAAATCTCTATAATTTCCACATTCTACTGCAGATGCTGCTACCATCTCATTACAATCTATTACCTTTTGTAAAGCTCTTTCTAGTCCTGATTTAACTAACCTAGGCTCTACATCACCCCACATTATTAAGTAGAAACCTGTTCTACAACCCATTGGTGATAAATCTATTATATCTTCTAATTCTTCTCTTAAATATGTAGCTAATAAATGTTCTAAGCCATGTATAGCAGCTGTTCCAAAAGCTTCCATATTAGGTTGTAAAAATCTCAAATCAAATTTACTAACCTTATCTCCCATTTTTCCATCTAAAACACAACATTTTCTTACATAAGGTGCTCTTACTTTATTATGATCTAACTTAAAACTTTCTACTTTTTCCATATTTTAAACTCCTTATATCAAATTGTTAATATATTATCCTAAAATAACATTAATATTATTATAGTATTCTTTTTTACTTTTTTCACAAATATTTCTAATTTTTAGACAAAAAAACCTTTACCATTTTTTATGGTAAAGGCTAGTAATTTCTTTATATTATCCTATTTGTAATACTTTTTCTATTTTGTTTTTTATACTTATCTTTTCTTGGTAAGTTCGTTTATACCAACTATATAAAATTTCTACTCCATTATTTAATAATACATTTGGAATATATAGTCCATGTTGTATTATTTTATCTATATCTAAATAATTTCCTCCAAATATTTGTTTTATATCCGTATCAACAATATTTGAATCAGTATACTTAATATTAGCTTCTTTTCCTATAATTTCACTACATATTTTTATGCATTCTTCCAATGATATTACTTGGGGATTTGTAACATTATATATTTCTCTAACATGATTAGTTTTTAATAAACTAAATAATACCTTTATAAAATCATCTATATAAATAAATTGCGCTTTTAAATTACTATTTTTAGGGATTACTATTTCAATTGATTTTTCTATTTTATGAAAAAAATATGATTCTTTAGATACCTTACTTTTATCACCATATATATGAGATGGTCTAATTATAATATAAGGAATTGATGTGTTTTGAATAAAGTTTTCAATATTCAATACTTCCTCTTTAATATGATTTTCCTGAGATAATATTACTATATATTTTTTTAATGATTCATTATCTAAATTATCAATAAGTATTTCTGCATCTTCTTTATTTCTTATGCTTATATCATAAACATAGTCATACTTCTTATCTTTTAAGATGTTTTTTACTTCATCTAAGTTGTTTCTGTCACAAATTAAATGCTTGTTTATTCCATTAAAGTTAATCTTTTTAATGTCTTTTGTAATTATGTCCACATTATATTTACTTTTAATTAAGTACTTGGCTAGTGATGAACTAATAAAATCACTACCTCCCATAATTAAAACCGAACACATTTATAATACATCCTCCTTTTATACAATAATAGTCCCTTATATATAATAGCATAATTTTCTATATTTTATGACTTTGTTATTTTTTTAATTTTATACTATTATTTTTATATTTTTTTATATAATTTAAGAGCTAAATAACCTTAGTGTATAAAAAAGAGATGAAATGTAAAGTAATTAAATTTCATCTCATATATTATTAATTATTAATAATTTCTTCTATTAATAATACACTTTCTCTTTCTATTTCTTCTATAT
Proteins encoded:
- a CDS encoding vitamin B12 dependent-methionine synthase activation domain-containing protein, which codes for MENNMIDNIKSLIEIDEREVLRYLQYKDQDIDDNLSDKIKHCIDITREIINPRFIFRKYKIKKLKLSEVKSEVYLEGANLTLQSEDIYNLLLECDECILMSATLGLEIEREIRKLTYTDLTKGIIIDACATTAIEEVCDIVQDNIAKKLLKEDKYITYRYSPGYGDLSIEKNVDINNLLNSQKEIGLTVTNSGIMIPRKSVVALIGVSRKGTTNTKKSCDNCSNRYNCDYKKEADGCGN
- a CDS encoding S-ribosylhomocysteine lyase, whose product is MEKVESFKLDHNKVRAPYVRKCCVLDGKMGDKVSKFDLRFLQPNMEAFGTAAIHGLEHLLATYLREELEDIIDLSPMGCRTGFYLIMWGDVEPRLVKSGLERALQKVIDCNEMVAASAVECGNYRDLSLFGAQEYAKKALEEGFSLSIYGK
- a CDS encoding NAD-dependent epimerase/dehydratase family protein, which encodes MCSVLIMGGSDFISSSLAKYLIKSKYNVDIITKDIKKINFNGINKHLICDRNNLDEVKNILKDKKYDYVYDISIRNKEDAEILIDNLDNESLKKYIVILSQENHIKEEVLNIENFIQNTSIPYIIIRPSHIYGDKSKVSKESYFFHKIEKSIEIVIPKNSNLKAQFIYIDDFIKVLFSLLKTNHVREIYNVTNPQVISLEECIKICSEIIGKEANIKYTDSNIVDTDIKQIFGGNYLDIDKIIQHGLYIPNVLLNNGVEILYSWYKRTYQEKISIKNKIEKVLQIG